A region of Rhodanobacteraceae bacterium DNA encodes the following proteins:
- a CDS encoding D-sedoheptulose 7-phosphate isomerase, with amino-acid sequence MNNYIDREFEKSRRLVEAMAADAALRQQVLDVVAHAVKVLQRGNKILFAGNGGSAADAQHWAAELVSRFNYDRPGLPGIALTTDTSALTAIGNDYGYERVFARQIEALGRRGDLLFALSTSGNSKNILLAIDAARTAGIDVIGFTGRSGGAMAGRCTVCLNMPSDETPKIQEGHELLGHLICGMIEREMFPRGRA; translated from the coding sequence GTGAACAATTACATCGATCGTGAGTTCGAGAAATCGCGCCGGTTGGTCGAGGCGATGGCCGCGGACGCAGCGTTGCGGCAGCAGGTGCTGGACGTGGTGGCGCACGCGGTCAAGGTGTTGCAGCGCGGCAACAAGATCCTGTTCGCGGGCAACGGCGGCAGTGCGGCCGACGCCCAGCACTGGGCGGCGGAACTGGTCAGCCGCTTCAACTACGACCGTCCGGGCCTGCCAGGCATCGCGCTCACCACCGACACCAGTGCGCTGACCGCGATCGGCAACGACTACGGCTACGAGCGCGTGTTCGCACGTCAGATCGAGGCACTCGGTCGCAGGGGGGATCTGTTGTTCGCGCTTTCGACCTCGGGCAATTCAAAGAACATCCTGCTGGCGATCGATGCGGCACGCACAGCCGGCATCGACGTCATCGGTTTCACCGGGCGTTCCGGCGGCGCGATGGCCGGTCGTTGCACGGTGTGCCTGAACATGCCTTCCGACGAAACGCCGAAAATCCAGGAGGGCCACGAACTGCTGGGTCACCTGATCTGCGGCATGATCGAGCGCGAGATGTTTCCGCGTGGCCGCGCCTGA
- a CDS encoding D-glycero-alpha-D-manno-heptose 7-phosphate kinase: MIVRARAPLRLGLAGGGTDVSPYCDRYGGRVMNATIDRYAYAIIAPREGREACFHALDVGREETHACDGVIDGSGSLQLLKGVYARVSRDFLNGERPPLSVKTFSDAPPGSGLGSSSTMVVALVQAFAEYFSLPLGEYEVAQLAYDIERKDLRLAGGKQDQYAAAFGGFNFMEFYGGDRVIVNPLRIKDWVRAELEASLVLYFTGVSRASAEIIDRQVKNIDAENRDATEATHRLKEEAIRMKECVLKGDLRGLEATMQAGWEAKKRMATGITNPLIDKMEKIAFAHGARAAKVSGAGGGGFMMFLCDPEERIDLSRALLAEGGSILDFHFTQQGAGSWRIA; encoded by the coding sequence ATGATCGTGCGCGCGCGTGCGCCGTTGCGGCTCGGACTGGCTGGCGGCGGCACCGATGTATCGCCGTACTGCGATCGCTATGGCGGGCGGGTGATGAACGCCACCATCGACCGCTATGCGTACGCCATCATCGCGCCGCGCGAGGGGCGCGAGGCGTGCTTCCATGCGCTCGACGTGGGCCGTGAGGAAACCCATGCCTGCGACGGCGTGATCGACGGCAGCGGATCGCTGCAGTTGTTGAAAGGCGTCTATGCGCGGGTGTCGCGGGATTTCCTCAACGGCGAGCGGCCGCCGCTTTCGGTGAAGACCTTCTCCGATGCGCCACCGGGTTCGGGTTTGGGTTCGTCATCGACCATGGTGGTGGCGCTGGTGCAGGCGTTCGCCGAATATTTTTCGCTGCCGCTGGGCGAGTACGAAGTCGCGCAGCTCGCCTACGACATCGAGCGCAAGGATCTGCGACTGGCGGGTGGCAAGCAGGACCAGTACGCAGCGGCGTTCGGCGGATTCAACTTCATGGAGTTCTACGGCGGCGACCGCGTGATCGTGAATCCGCTGCGGATCAAGGATTGGGTGCGCGCGGAACTGGAAGCATCGCTGGTGCTGTATTTCACGGGCGTGTCGCGGGCCTCGGCCGAGATCATCGACCGCCAGGTGAAGAACATCGATGCCGAGAACCGCGACGCCACCGAAGCAACCCATCGCCTGAAAGAAGAAGCCATCCGCATGAAGGAATGCGTGTTGAAGGGCGACCTGCGCGGACTCGAGGCGACCATGCAGGCAGGCTGGGAGGCCAAGAAGCGCATGGCGACCGGCATCACCAATCCGCTGATCGACAAGATGGAGAAGATCGCCTTCGCGCACGGCGCGCGCGCAGCCAAGGTTTCCGGCGCCGGCGGCGGCGGCTTCATGATGTTCCTGTGCGATCCGGAAGAACGCATCGACCTGAGTCGTGCACTGTTGGCCGAAGGCGGCAGTATTCTGGATTTTCATTTCACCCAGCAGGGAGCCGGCTCGTGGCGGATCGCCTGA